Proteins from a genomic interval of Microbacterium phyllosphaerae:
- the rpoB gene encoding DNA-directed RNA polymerase subunit beta, whose protein sequence is MAAARNASTTTTTKNGRGASRLSFAKISDTLTVPDLLALQTESFGWLVGNDDWKARVAEAKKAGRTDVNENSGLGEIFEEISPIEDLGETMQLSFTNPYLEPEKYSIEECKERGKTYAAPLYVEAEFMNHLTGEIKTQTVFMGDFPLQTGKGTFIINGSERVVVSQLVRSPGVYFDKTPDKTSDKDIVSARVIPSRGAWLEFEIDKRDQVGVRVDRKRKQSVTVFLKALGMTSEEILAEFAGYTSIEETLAKDTIVTKEDALRDIYRKLRPGEQVAAEAARALLDNFYFNPKRYDLAKVGRYKINHKLGLDAPLTDSVLTVQDIVATIKYLVRLHAGTEETFPGIRSGKKAEIRIATDDIDNFGNRRIRAVGELIQNQVRTGLSRMERVVRERMTTQDIEAITPQTLINVRPVVAAIKEFFGTSQLSQFMDQNNPLAGLTNKRRLSALGPGGLSRDRAGVEVRDVHPSHYGRMCPIETPEGPNIGLIGALATFARINSFGFIETPYRKVEGGVVTEHIDYLTASEEVDFNIAQANAPLDKNGRFRESHVLARPKGGSGEVDLFLPEEIGYIDVSPRQMVSVATSLVPFLEHDDAQRALMGANMQRQAVPLLRSDSPLVGTGMEGYTAIDAGDVLTAEKPGVVSEVSADRVTVMLDEGGTQDYHLRKFDRSNQGTSYNQKVVVNEGDRVEVGEVIADGPATENGELALGKNLLVAFMTWEGYNFEDAIILSQDLVKDDTLSSIHIEEYEVDARDTKLGKEEITRDLPNVSPELLKDLDERGIIRIGAEVRPGDILVGKVTPKGETELSAEERLLRAIFNEKSREVRDTSLKVPHGEQGTIIAVKEFNAEDGDDELGSGVNRRVVVYIAQKRKITEGDKLAGRHGNKGVIAKILPIEDMPFLADGTPVDIVLNPLGIPGRMNFGQVLETHLGWIAKQGWKVEGTPEWATKLPKDAFEAAPGTKVATPVFDGASEEEIAGLLDSTIPTRDGIRLIDSSGKAQMFDGRSGEPFPAPISVGYMYILKLHHLVDDKIHARSTGPYSMITQQPLGGKAQFGGQRFGEMEVWALEAYGAAYALQELLTIKSDDILGRVKVYEAIVKGENIQEPGIPESFKVLMKEMQSLCLNVEVLSADGTLVNLRDTDDEAFRAAEELGINISSRFEAASIDEI, encoded by the coding sequence TTGGCTGCTGCTCGCAACGCATCCACCACCACCACCACTAAGAACGGACGCGGAGCATCCCGTCTTTCGTTCGCCAAGATCTCCGACACGCTGACGGTCCCTGACCTTCTCGCTCTGCAGACCGAATCCTTCGGCTGGCTCGTCGGCAACGACGACTGGAAGGCTCGCGTCGCAGAGGCCAAGAAGGCCGGCCGCACCGACGTGAACGAGAACAGCGGTCTCGGCGAGATCTTCGAGGAGATCTCTCCGATCGAGGACCTCGGCGAGACGATGCAGCTGTCGTTCACGAACCCGTACCTCGAGCCGGAGAAGTACTCGATCGAGGAGTGCAAGGAGCGCGGCAAGACCTACGCTGCTCCGCTGTACGTCGAGGCCGAGTTCATGAACCACCTCACGGGTGAGATCAAGACCCAGACGGTCTTCATGGGCGACTTCCCGCTTCAGACCGGCAAGGGAACGTTCATCATCAACGGTTCCGAGCGCGTCGTCGTCTCGCAGCTCGTGCGTTCGCCCGGTGTCTACTTCGACAAGACCCCCGACAAGACGTCCGACAAGGACATCGTGTCGGCGCGCGTCATCCCGAGCCGTGGTGCATGGCTCGAGTTCGAGATCGACAAGCGCGACCAGGTCGGCGTCCGCGTCGACCGCAAGCGCAAGCAGTCCGTCACCGTGTTCCTCAAGGCGCTGGGCATGACCAGCGAGGAGATCCTCGCGGAGTTCGCCGGCTACACCTCCATCGAGGAGACGCTCGCGAAGGACACGATCGTCACCAAGGAAGATGCGCTCCGCGACATCTACCGCAAGCTGCGTCCGGGCGAGCAGGTGGCCGCCGAGGCCGCGCGTGCGCTCCTCGACAACTTCTACTTCAACCCGAAGCGCTACGACCTGGCGAAGGTGGGTCGTTACAAGATCAACCACAAGCTGGGCCTCGACGCCCCGCTGACCGACTCCGTCCTCACGGTTCAGGACATCGTCGCGACGATCAAGTACCTCGTCCGCCTGCACGCAGGCACCGAGGAGACCTTCCCCGGCATCCGCTCGGGCAAGAAGGCCGAGATCCGGATCGCGACCGACGACATCGACAACTTCGGCAACCGTCGCATCCGCGCGGTCGGCGAGCTGATCCAGAACCAGGTCCGCACCGGTCTCTCCCGCATGGAGCGCGTCGTCCGCGAGCGCATGACCACGCAGGACATCGAGGCGATCACGCCGCAGACCCTGATCAACGTGCGCCCCGTCGTCGCCGCGATCAAGGAGTTCTTCGGAACGTCGCAGCTGTCGCAGTTCATGGACCAGAACAACCCGCTCGCGGGTCTGACCAACAAGCGTCGTCTCTCGGCCCTCGGACCCGGTGGTCTGAGCCGTGACCGCGCCGGTGTCGAGGTCCGTGACGTCCACCCGTCGCACTACGGCCGCATGTGCCCGATCGAGACGCCTGAAGGCCCGAACATCGGTCTGATCGGTGCTCTCGCGACCTTCGCGCGCATCAACTCGTTCGGTTTCATCGAGACCCCGTACCGCAAGGTCGAGGGTGGCGTCGTCACCGAGCACATCGACTACCTGACCGCTTCCGAAGAGGTCGACTTCAACATCGCGCAGGCCAACGCCCCGCTCGACAAGAACGGTCGCTTCCGCGAGAGCCACGTCCTCGCACGCCCCAAGGGCGGCAGCGGTGAGGTCGACCTCTTCCTCCCGGAGGAGATCGGCTACATCGACGTCTCGCCGCGCCAGATGGTGTCGGTCGCGACCTCGCTCGTGCCGTTCCTCGAGCACGACGACGCACAGCGCGCCCTCATGGGTGCCAACATGCAGCGTCAGGCTGTGCCGCTGCTCCGCAGCGACTCGCCGCTCGTCGGAACCGGTATGGAGGGCTACACCGCCATCGACGCCGGAGACGTGCTCACGGCCGAGAAGCCGGGTGTCGTCTCCGAGGTCTCCGCAGACCGCGTCACGGTCATGCTCGACGAGGGTGGCACGCAGGACTACCACCTGCGCAAGTTCGACCGCTCGAACCAGGGCACGTCCTACAACCAGAAGGTCGTCGTCAACGAGGGCGACCGCGTCGAGGTCGGAGAGGTCATCGCCGATGGCCCCGCCACCGAGAACGGCGAACTGGCACTCGGAAAGAACCTCCTCGTCGCGTTCATGACGTGGGAGGGCTACAACTTCGAGGACGCGATCATCCTGAGCCAGGACCTGGTGAAGGACGACACCCTCTCGTCGATCCACATCGAGGAGTACGAGGTCGACGCCCGCGACACGAAGCTGGGCAAGGAGGAGATCACCCGTGACCTCCCCAACGTCAGCCCCGAGCTGCTCAAGGATCTCGACGAGCGCGGCATCATCCGCATCGGTGCCGAGGTCCGCCCCGGCGACATCCTCGTCGGCAAGGTCACGCCGAAGGGTGAGACCGAGCTGTCGGCTGAGGAGCGTCTGCTCCGCGCGATCTTCAACGAGAAGAGCCGCGAGGTCCGTGACACCTCTCTGAAGGTGCCCCACGGTGAGCAGGGCACGATCATCGCCGTCAAGGAGTTCAACGCCGAAGACGGTGACGACGAGCTCGGCTCCGGCGTCAACCGCCGCGTCGTGGTCTACATCGCCCAGAAGCGCAAGATCACCGAGGGTGACAAGCTCGCCGGTCGTCACGGCAACAAGGGTGTCATCGCGAAGATCCTCCCGATCGAGGACATGCCGTTCCTCGCGGACGGAACGCCGGTCGACATCGTGCTGAACCCGCTGGGTATCCCGGGTCGAATGAACTTCGGTCAGGTGCTCGAGACCCACCTCGGGTGGATCGCGAAGCAGGGTTGGAAGGTCGAGGGAACCCCGGAGTGGGCTACCAAGCTCCCGAAGGATGCCTTCGAAGCCGCCCCCGGCACCAAGGTCGCGACCCCGGTGTTCGACGGAGCGAGCGAGGAGGAGATCGCAGGTCTCCTCGACTCCACCATCCCGACCCGCGACGGCATCCGTCTGATCGACTCCAGCGGAAAGGCCCAGATGTTCGACGGCCGCTCCGGCGAGCCGTTCCCGGCGCCGATCTCGGTGGGCTACATGTACATCCTGAAGCTCCACCACCTGGTCGACGACAAGATCCACGCGCGTTCGACTGGTCCGTACTCGATGATCACCCAGCAGCCGCTCGGTGGTAAGGCGCAGTTCGGTGGCCAGCGATTCGGTGAGATGGAGGTGTGGGCCCTCGAGGCCTACGGTGCCGCTTACGCGCTCCAGGAGCTCCTCACGATCAAGTCCGATGACATCCTCGGCCGCGTCAAGGTGTACGAGGCCATCGTCAAGGGCGAGAACATCCAGGAGCCCGGCATCCCCGAGTCCTTCAAGGTGCTCATGAAGGAGATGCAGTCGCTCTGCCTGAACGTCGAGGTCCTCTCGGCCGACGGCACGCTGGTCAACCTCCGCGACACGGACGACGAGGCCTTCCGCGCTGCGGAAGAGCTCGGCATCAACATCTCCAGCCGCTTCGAGGCCGCCTCGATCGACGAGATCTAA
- the rpoC gene encoding DNA-directed RNA polymerase subunit beta': MLESNTFDELRIGLATADHIRAWSYGEVKKPETINYRTLKPEKDGLFGEQIFGPSRDWECACGKYKRVRFKGIVCERCGVEVTKSSVRRERMGHIELAAPVTHIWYFKGVPSRLGYLLDMAPKDLEKVIYFAAYMVISVDEDARHRDLGTQENNIRLELKTLGDRRDAKIAERLARLEEELASLEAEGAKADAKKKVKDAGEKEMSLIRKGADEAIAKLERVWEDFRTLEVGALRPEDDVFHELQDRFGQYFEAYMGAESIQRRLAAFDLAAEAESLHLQISEGKGQRKIRAIKRLKVVNSFLETGMSPAAMVLDVVPVIPPELRPMVQLDGGRFATSDLNDLYRRVINRNNRLRRLIDLGAPEIIVNNEKRMLQEAVDALFDNGRRGRPVTGTGNRALKSLSDMLKGKQGRFRQNLLGKRVDYSGRSVIIVGPQLKLHQCGLPKQMALELFKPFVIKRLIDLGHSQNIKAAKRAVERTRPEVWDVLEEIIRERPVLLNRAPTLHRLGIQAFEPQLVEGKAIQLHPLVCAAFNADFDGDQMAVHLPLSVEAQAEARVLMLASNNILKPSDGRPVTLPSQDMIIGLHHLTTVKAGAAGEGRAFGSVGEAILAKDEGTLDLQAKVRIRIPGLTFLEGEAPEGYERHGLVDASLGQAIFNDTLPKGYPFVREQADKNKLSQIVNKLAEEYPKVETAASLDRIKDAGFYWATRSGVTVALSDILTPPNKAEIVAGYEKQASKVQSQYEKGLTTDTERRQELIKIWTEATDEVQAAMKANFPEDNTINRMVSSGARGNWLQIRNIAGMRGLVNNPKGEIIPRPIISSYREGLSVAEYFIATHGTRKGLADTALRTADSGYLTRRLVDVSQDVIIREEDCGTSKGLELPIAAPNSQGELVRDANVENSVFARTLASDVVDSKGEVLASAGDDVGDVLIDKLVALGVESIKVRSVLTCDSAVGVCAQCYGRSLATGKTVDIGEAVGIIAAQSIGEPGTQLTMRTFHTGGSASADDITQGLPRVQELFEARTPKAASPIAEADGRITIDETDKAKKLILTPDNGDEEVIYPVLKRATLLVEDGQHVSVGQPLLVGTLDPKEVMRVMGAREVQRYLVGGVQGVYRSQGVPIHDKHIEVIVRQMLRKVTVVDHADTTLLPGEMVDLKRYQAINREAVAEGKRPASGRSELMGITKASLATESWLSAASFQETTRVLTEAAMQGKRDPLVGLKENVIIGKLIPAGTGLSKYRDVTVEATEEAKSERYPNRIFASDGAYADGDFGYVDFDAFSTDDITPGTYN, from the coding sequence GTGCTCGAGTCAAACACTTTCGATGAGCTTCGCATCGGCCTGGCCACCGCGGATCACATCCGCGCCTGGTCCTACGGCGAGGTCAAGAAGCCTGAAACCATCAACTACCGCACCCTGAAGCCGGAGAAGGACGGTCTCTTCGGAGAGCAGATCTTCGGCCCGTCCCGCGACTGGGAGTGCGCCTGCGGCAAGTACAAGCGTGTCCGCTTCAAGGGCATCGTCTGCGAGCGCTGCGGCGTCGAGGTCACCAAGTCCTCGGTCCGTCGTGAGCGCATGGGTCACATCGAGCTCGCCGCTCCCGTCACCCACATCTGGTACTTCAAGGGTGTTCCCTCGCGTCTGGGCTACCTGCTCGACATGGCGCCGAAGGACCTCGAGAAGGTCATCTACTTCGCCGCGTACATGGTCATCTCGGTCGACGAGGATGCTCGTCACCGCGACCTGGGCACGCAGGAGAACAACATCCGCCTCGAGCTGAAGACGCTCGGAGACCGCCGCGACGCGAAGATCGCCGAGCGCCTGGCACGCCTGGAGGAGGAGCTCGCTTCCCTCGAGGCAGAGGGCGCCAAGGCCGACGCGAAGAAGAAGGTCAAGGACGCCGGCGAGAAGGAGATGTCGCTCATCCGCAAGGGTGCCGACGAGGCGATCGCCAAGCTCGAGCGCGTGTGGGAAGACTTCCGCACCCTCGAGGTCGGTGCACTGCGCCCCGAGGATGACGTCTTCCACGAGCTGCAGGACCGTTTCGGTCAGTACTTCGAGGCCTACATGGGCGCCGAGTCGATCCAGCGTCGCCTCGCGGCGTTCGACCTGGCCGCCGAGGCGGAGAGCCTGCACCTGCAGATCTCCGAGGGCAAGGGCCAGCGCAAGATCCGTGCGATCAAGCGCCTGAAGGTCGTCAACTCGTTCCTGGAGACCGGCATGAGCCCGGCCGCCATGGTCCTCGACGTCGTTCCGGTCATCCCGCCGGAGCTGCGCCCGATGGTGCAGCTCGACGGTGGCCGCTTCGCGACCTCCGACCTCAACGACCTCTACCGTCGTGTGATCAACCGCAACAACCGTCTTCGTCGTCTGATCGACCTCGGTGCCCCCGAGATCATCGTCAACAACGAGAAGCGGATGCTGCAGGAGGCCGTCGACGCACTGTTCGACAACGGTCGCCGTGGTCGTCCCGTCACCGGTACCGGCAACCGCGCCCTGAAGTCCCTCAGCGACATGCTGAAGGGTAAGCAGGGTCGTTTCCGCCAGAACCTGCTCGGCAAGCGCGTCGACTACTCGGGCCGTTCGGTCATCATCGTCGGCCCGCAGCTGAAGCTGCACCAGTGCGGTCTGCCCAAGCAGATGGCTCTGGAGCTCTTCAAGCCGTTCGTGATCAAGCGCCTGATCGACCTCGGTCACTCGCAGAACATCAAGGCGGCCAAGCGCGCCGTCGAGCGCACCCGTCCCGAGGTCTGGGACGTGCTCGAGGAGATCATCCGCGAGCGTCCCGTGCTGCTCAACCGTGCACCCACGCTGCACCGTCTGGGCATCCAGGCGTTCGAGCCTCAGCTCGTCGAGGGCAAGGCCATCCAGCTGCACCCGCTCGTCTGCGCGGCGTTCAACGCCGACTTCGACGGTGACCAGATGGCCGTCCACCTGCCGCTGTCGGTCGAGGCTCAGGCCGAGGCCCGCGTGCTGATGCTCGCGTCGAACAACATCCTGAAGCCGTCCGACGGACGCCCGGTCACCCTGCCTTCGCAGGACATGATCATCGGTCTGCACCACCTGACCACGGTCAAGGCGGGCGCAGCCGGTGAGGGCCGTGCATTCGGTTCGGTGGGCGAGGCGATCCTGGCCAAGGACGAGGGCACCCTCGACCTGCAGGCCAAGGTCCGCATCCGCATCCCGGGTCTGACGTTCCTCGAGGGCGAAGCGCCCGAGGGCTACGAGCGCCACGGTCTCGTCGACGCGTCGCTCGGACAGGCGATCTTCAACGACACGCTGCCGAAGGGCTACCCGTTCGTCCGCGAGCAGGCTGACAAGAACAAGCTGTCGCAGATCGTCAACAAGCTGGCCGAGGAGTACCCCAAGGTCGAGACGGCTGCGTCGCTGGACCGCATCAAGGACGCCGGCTTCTACTGGGCCACTCGTTCGGGTGTGACCGTCGCGCTGAGCGACATCCTCACGCCGCCGAACAAGGCCGAGATCGTCGCCGGTTACGAGAAGCAGGCCTCGAAGGTCCAGTCTCAGTACGAGAAGGGTCTGACGACCGACACGGAGCGTCGCCAGGAGCTCATCAAGATCTGGACCGAGGCGACCGACGAGGTCCAGGCCGCGATGAAGGCGAACTTCCCCGAGGACAACACCATCAACCGCATGGTGTCGTCGGGCGCCCGTGGTAACTGGCTGCAGATCCGGAACATCGCCGGTATGCGTGGTCTGGTGAACAACCCCAAGGGTGAGATCATCCCGCGTCCGATCATCTCCTCGTACCGCGAGGGTCTGTCGGTGGCGGAGTACTTCATCGCGACGCACGGTACCCGTAAGGGTCTGGCTGACACCGCTCTGCGTACCGCCGACTCGGGTTACCTGACCCGTCGTCTGGTGGATGTCTCGCAGGACGTCATCATCCGCGAAGAGGACTGCGGCACGTCGAAGGGCCTCGAGCTCCCGATCGCCGCTCCGAACTCGCAGGGCGAGCTGGTGCGTGACGCGAACGTCGAGAACTCGGTGTTCGCTCGTACGCTGGCCTCCGACGTGGTCGACAGCAAGGGCGAGGTCCTCGCCTCTGCCGGCGACGACGTGGGTGACGTGCTCATCGACAAGCTGGTCGCCCTGGGCGTCGAGAGCATCAAGGTGCGCTCGGTCCTGACCTGCGACTCCGCCGTCGGTGTCTGCGCGCAGTGCTACGGACGTTCGCTCGCGACGGGTAAGACCGTCGACATCGGCGAGGCCGTCGGCATCATCGCGGCCCAGTCGATCGGTGAGCCCGGTACCCAGCTGACGATGCGTACCTTCCACACCGGTGGTTCGGCTTCGGCCGATGACATCACGCAGGGTCTGCCCCGTGTGCAGGAGCTCTTCGAGGCGCGTACCCCCAAGGCTGCGTCGCCCATCGCAGAGGCCGACGGTCGCATCACGATCGACGAGACCGACAAGGCGAAGAAGCTCATCCTGACGCCCGACAACGGTGACGAAGAGGTGATCTACCCGGTTCTGAAGCGTGCGACGCTTCTGGTCGAGGACGGTCAGCACGTCAGCGTCGGTCAGCCTCTGCTGGTCGGAACGCTCGACCCCAAGGAGGTCATGCGTGTCATGGGTGCCCGCGAGGTGCAGCGTTACCTCGTCGGCGGCGTGCAGGGCGTGTACCGCTCGCAGGGTGTGCCGATCCACGACAAGCACATCGAGGTCATCGTCCGTCAGATGCTCCGCAAGGTCACCGTCGTCGATCACGCCGACACGACCCTGCTCCCGGGTGAGATGGTCGACCTCAAGCGCTACCAGGCGATCAACCGCGAGGCTGTGGCAGAGGGCAAGCGCCCCGCGTCGGGCCGTTCGGAGCTGATGGGTATCACGAAGGCGTCGCTCGCGACGGAGTCGTGGCTGTCGGCCGCCTCCTTCCAGGAGACGACCCGCGTGCTCACCGAGGCTGCGATGCAGGGCAAGCGCGACCCGCTGGTCGGTCTCAAGGAGAACGTCATCATCGGAAAGCTCATCCCCGCCGGAACCGGTCTCTCGAAGTACCGCGACGTCACGGTCGAGGCGACGGAAGAAGCCAAGAGCGAGCGCTACCCGAACCGGATCTTCGCATCCGACGGTGCGTACGCTGACGGCGACTTCGGTTACGTCGACTTCGACGCGTTCTCGACGGACGACATCACGCCGGGTACGTACAACTGA
- a CDS encoding PfkB family carbohydrate kinase — translation MSVESSRASGAVVVGDALIDEIRDDAGVRELVGGAALNVAVGLRRLGVPTTLIAMVGDDEAGAHIREYLVDHDVRLIASEAPLGSSRAIVQRGADGEPVYVFNQAAQQRSIRYSAEAARAMADAGLVAVSCFPFDVPAEVDALIAAAGDARLAIDPNPRSGMLSDREEFVRGFERAAAGAAIVKVGADDATLLYDGDLDALRARLRGLGVGAVLATAGADGAALESDAGVVTAPISALPGRVVDTVGAGDATLAAVAAGLAEGVPTDAEGWQGLLDRAMDVAAATCRAEGGLLRTPESLTDADRGVFGS, via the coding sequence ATGAGCGTTGAATCCTCCCGTGCGTCCGGTGCCGTCGTCGTCGGAGACGCGTTGATCGATGAGATCCGTGACGATGCCGGAGTGCGCGAGCTCGTCGGTGGCGCCGCGTTGAACGTGGCCGTCGGGCTTCGACGACTCGGCGTACCGACCACGCTGATCGCGATGGTCGGCGACGATGAGGCGGGCGCGCACATCCGCGAATACCTCGTGGACCATGACGTCCGTCTGATCGCGAGTGAGGCTCCGCTCGGCTCCTCGCGGGCGATCGTGCAGCGAGGAGCCGACGGCGAGCCCGTGTACGTCTTCAATCAGGCGGCGCAGCAGCGCAGCATCCGCTACTCCGCCGAGGCCGCGCGGGCTATGGCCGATGCCGGTCTGGTGGCTGTCAGCTGCTTCCCGTTCGATGTGCCGGCAGAGGTCGACGCTCTCATCGCCGCCGCGGGCGACGCTCGTCTCGCCATCGACCCCAACCCACGCTCAGGCATGCTCAGTGACCGTGAGGAGTTCGTGCGGGGCTTCGAGCGTGCGGCCGCAGGGGCGGCGATCGTCAAGGTGGGCGCAGATGACGCGACCCTGCTGTACGACGGCGACCTCGACGCGCTCCGTGCTCGACTGCGCGGGCTCGGGGTCGGCGCGGTCCTCGCGACAGCAGGTGCTGACGGCGCCGCACTCGAGTCGGATGCCGGTGTCGTCACAGCCCCCATCTCAGCGCTCCCCGGGCGCGTGGTCGACACGGTCGGCGCCGGGGACGCGACGCTCGCAGCCGTGGCGGCGGGGCTCGCTGAAGGCGTGCCGACGGATGCGGAGGGATGGCAGGGCCTGCTCGATCGTGCGATGGATGTGGCCGCGGCGACGTGCCGAGCGGAGGGCGGTCTGCTGCGCACTCCGGAGTCTCTGACGGACGCCGACAGAGGCGTCTTCGGCAGCTGA
- a CDS encoding FHA domain-containing protein: MLRLDIDLNVEQAAADGGPPTRFSVRAAGTEVVVTFESSPGLGGMSRHDLAELGPLADGLARRGIAVRVEGPRGTLVQFGDVKPGPVGRAIVGSPHIKLGHLSTLLSEASHRDGGDGFRLPMPPPTLFPLVPTVSRRVRRRVTTTHYLPGSGRPRLIFAVGSGDWNFSRPREFDLLPGSTVLGSGPEADLRLEGLEARHAEIRHNDDDEYVLYSFAATGGGRPNLPHSKDDARILRTGSRIEIGTWRLAYYREEFADHGRPFGGRQGGEYEFQKQQPVRPYGSGELG; this comes from the coding sequence ATGCTCCGTCTCGATATCGACCTGAATGTGGAGCAGGCTGCCGCTGACGGCGGCCCCCCGACGCGGTTCAGCGTCCGCGCTGCGGGTACGGAGGTCGTCGTGACCTTCGAGTCCAGTCCGGGTCTGGGCGGCATGAGCCGACATGATCTGGCTGAGCTCGGCCCTCTCGCCGACGGACTCGCGCGGCGCGGAATCGCCGTGCGTGTGGAAGGTCCGCGGGGGACTCTCGTCCAGTTCGGCGACGTGAAGCCTGGTCCTGTCGGGCGGGCGATCGTCGGCTCGCCGCACATCAAGCTCGGACATCTCTCGACCCTCCTGTCCGAGGCATCCCACCGCGACGGTGGCGACGGCTTCCGGCTTCCGATGCCGCCGCCCACGCTGTTCCCCCTTGTGCCCACCGTGTCTAGGCGGGTTCGTCGGCGGGTCACGACGACCCACTACCTCCCCGGGTCCGGTCGCCCTCGGTTGATCTTCGCGGTCGGCTCAGGTGACTGGAACTTCAGCAGGCCGCGAGAGTTCGACCTCCTCCCCGGAAGCACCGTCCTCGGGTCCGGACCTGAGGCGGATCTCCGCCTGGAGGGACTGGAAGCGCGTCACGCCGAGATCCGGCACAACGACGATGACGAGTACGTGCTGTACTCGTTCGCCGCGACCGGAGGCGGGCGCCCCAACCTGCCGCACAGCAAGGATGATGCCAGAATCCTTCGGACCGGTTCTCGGATCGAGATCGGAACGTGGCGGCTCGCCTACTACCGCGAGGAGTTCGCCGACCACGGCCGCCCCTTCGGCGGACGCCAGGGCGGCGAGTACGAGTTCCAGAAGCAGCAGCCCGTGCGGCCGTACGGGTCAGGAGAGCTCGGCTGA
- a CDS encoding gluconokinase: protein MMMSVNAPVLVFMGVASTGKSTVAAMLAGRLGWAFEEGDDLHPEANVAKMAAGHALNDDDRWPWLDRIAEWIDERIEAGEPGIVTCSALKRSYRDVLRRDAVTFVHFAGERELILDRMLRRQGHFMPATLLDSQFATLEALGDDERSIEIDIALTPAEQAAQIASRLRLHPDY from the coding sequence ATGATGATGTCCGTCAACGCTCCCGTCCTCGTCTTCATGGGCGTCGCCAGCACCGGCAAGTCCACGGTCGCCGCGATGCTCGCCGGCCGCCTCGGCTGGGCCTTCGAAGAGGGCGACGACCTGCACCCCGAGGCCAACGTCGCCAAGATGGCGGCGGGTCATGCGCTCAACGACGACGACCGCTGGCCCTGGCTCGACCGCATCGCCGAGTGGATCGACGAGCGCATCGAGGCCGGCGAACCCGGCATCGTCACGTGCTCGGCCCTGAAGCGCAGCTATCGTGACGTGCTGCGCCGCGATGCGGTCACGTTCGTCCACTTCGCCGGCGAACGAGAGCTGATCCTCGATCGGATGCTGCGCCGCCAGGGCCACTTCATGCCCGCGACGCTGCTCGACTCGCAGTTCGCGACGCTCGAAGCGCTCGGAGACGACGAGAGGTCGATCGAGATCGACATCGCTCTGACGCCCGCCGAGCAGGCGGCGCAGATCGCCTCGCGGCTGCGCCTGCATCCCGACTACTGA